A region from the Beduinella massiliensis genome encodes:
- a CDS encoding SdrD B-like domain-containing protein has product MNIRRLMASFLAATLLASPLPTAAVEEVSLGTYAYVPARTAEASQAVLLSVRGLALTQESDEPVTIDALAGASFGVYVQDAQGQMRPWANPLYPQEPMRVLSGEEAVSFALPAGQQFYIHQESAPSGYRPMDEEYLPVEAGAALEIVNAMPGEICVQVTDTAGTALAGAKIRLTAPDGAVLEKETDGKGLLTFEGLTDGLYAVEEAEAPQGAVALAQTVQMASAADASRARVSFVHPQKGRLSLRAVTREALEDGTVQEVPLTGLALTLTGPEGTVQVETDDEGRAVCALSAGVYRVTVEDELAGYVLEERTFEAAVADEQETRVELTALALGGRAVIELEADGGAGASVTLVGQEQTYGPYDVEAGRNVTEPVPAGAYSIAVSEAEEGWLPADEVSVNGEHMPLSQAKVTIFDASAAEILLRLLPVYTQTFTLVGTQVQPDGQETRTQLPGIQLSVLDAEGTPVVDAATGAPMTLTTDERARLTLTLPQGDYILYPDDGQEAIAVYATGGLAVSLPTEADTLSLPAARTRIVVRALSEQDARLGGAVYALYDAAGNRTELAVDENGRAVSEPLAQGDYVLSCVKAPGGYAACEDVRVSVQPGPAVQAQMVHRELGGLSVQVLRTELDAAGEEVSAPVPGVSLSLYALKADGDAGKTEDFLPYPTEAPVTYKADAQGAISLRLPAGTYRLALRDGTLISCAEASGCGLTFTVVDGERSEQELKIGVGNGGVEAALEGTWTAEQIAQTAYVLILDADGDGIPDEDAPEIELPASGAGLYRARDVAPGAYVLRQTLAPEGYGRADERAVTVPAGRILRLDLRMEENARLTVSKTGITFNSALQMFSVPLGAAYAVYTRTAQGDYLPYPDADAQAVIYANATAAQIEAGARAALSLPARAEGSSYYLREVEGSSSEGYLADDGYHEVVVYPGQAQTATITSTADRGFFRVDLADIATDAPLTGGEFELYALAGSGSGVQPGQQPVLSFSCAQGTYTSAMALPVGAYLLVQKAAPDGYMLDSRVSDTRIPLEITSYVATGDSVASVRVKNAAAIGETLGGELKAQLQSSDGRAHFVLQNVAQGDNPVPVEGIGALIYGTETLDIEAVRILQPTSADGRALGARLVYQLSDGGWQWTDVRTADLSQGDATVSLADVAGSVTAVRVVYIDLKTGAEEVPAGFTAPEIEVEAALVCAQDAQIQMNAQRTGIYTYADARGENVREGSLEAQVYSDMVTGCATGDSAVRAQSASKEAAGTVAGVLFDDADGDGWMRPQGQHGLQGVQITLLSEDGQALLETRTDAQGAYRFDGVAPGTYRVQVLLPEGWRFTQEKGGLGGGAKLDEQGRSDAFALDARQAFACVNAGALLGAAVRGVAFADENADGARDASEAALAGVRVSLTGETGLELAHTTTDESGAFYLDDLFPGRYSLRFDAPDGYAAVSGADVTASGDASLARTGEMTLEAGEVSREFTAGFLRVGEISGRVFIDENADGLRDASDRGLVNASVKLIRDVDGQSVEAAAARTDEAGAYRFERVRAGKYRVLFELPDGYVFSQYAPDAEEGSDVYGAVTSSGTTQPFLLTAGEKHEHLDAGATLPASMTVVCWQDTQYDGIMSSAESGLSGVRLSLSRLESGALTQTLALETDENGRAVFEAVSPGTYVLTYTLPDAWRTTKNVQREGAVVSGVPMSALPTGETEPFTLAMGQQDAAVYIGAMISSSIRGAVFADADDNGLWDAGEPALAGVGVELLDADGLSVAAAFSDAEGAYAFEGLAPGRYRVRFTADGCAFSGTSRTQARGCAPRTEEDSSTTDLLNVTMGGSLAEINAGVVALSTVSGRIFEDGDGDGAQGAFERMLPDVQVELLYADTNRVARETVTVSDGAFVFGGVRPGSYRLRLTLPDGYVYAATGGLESVEMEKGMTGEIQVRYGEDVEGLTWGALIMGGVTGLVWDDEDFDGVLTEGEGAVRGAVVELLNEAGSAVQTVTTLRKGEFSFEDLMPGVYSLRLTLPDGYVLTRAGDSAVAAEGERAVQTVSFDLAMGERRTDVRFGALRPAAVEGTAWIDADDDGRPAGVESAMPGVEVSLWSEESGACVAQSRTDESGVWRFDDVMPGDYSLRAALPEGYAFARRAENGRNTSAILTTDALEGQSEVFTLKSGRTAQMQIGAVGVGSIGGAVWLDSQYDGRLNREEAGIADAQAELLDETGALVMQTRTDEHGRYVFERVRMGNYSVRIRLPGGEIFTKTQEDGDSLVPQQDTDVGETAMMKLEMGASMTGVNAGAIEPGSIEGMAFIDRNEDGQLSEGEEALGGVLVELMQGSTVVASQTTDELGAFAFKTLRPGSYRLRIALPAGYLFGREVSLNLAHEDDAQGESPEMLLDMGCSIDGLNYPALPGASISGCAWEDLDVGGVRDAAEPVLAGTKVELMLQTDGGWQMLKAVTVGDDGTYAFERLRPGTYAVRFTLPGNYLFTENATYAPEQNSDVFVVPGQTGTTPEMTLAMGDAQQHVDVGGILPGRLGDTVWLDENGNGLQDHGEPFVEGVTLELYAVSADGGMTLTQTAVSDAYGRYRMKDLRPGRYVLRAILPEGRTFTQRVQGLPEIDSDIADVRDGYGETEVFVLKSGQTLLSVDVGLQ; this is encoded by the coding sequence GTGAACATACGTAGGCTTATGGCGAGCTTTCTGGCAGCAACGCTGCTGGCGTCGCCGCTTCCCACGGCGGCTGTAGAGGAGGTGTCGCTCGGCACGTACGCGTACGTGCCCGCGCGCACCGCGGAGGCTTCGCAGGCTGTGCTGCTTTCCGTTCGCGGCCTTGCGCTGACGCAGGAGTCGGACGAGCCCGTGACCATCGACGCGCTCGCGGGCGCGTCGTTCGGCGTATACGTGCAGGACGCGCAGGGGCAGATGCGCCCCTGGGCGAACCCGCTGTACCCGCAGGAGCCTATGCGCGTGCTCAGCGGCGAGGAAGCGGTGAGCTTTGCGCTGCCTGCGGGCCAGCAATTCTACATCCACCAGGAGTCGGCGCCGTCGGGTTATCGTCCCATGGACGAGGAATACCTGCCGGTCGAGGCGGGCGCGGCGCTTGAAATCGTCAACGCCATGCCGGGCGAGATATGCGTTCAGGTGACCGATACGGCGGGCACGGCGCTCGCGGGCGCGAAGATTCGCCTGACCGCGCCGGACGGGGCGGTGCTGGAGAAGGAGACCGACGGCAAGGGCCTGCTGACATTTGAGGGCCTGACGGACGGTCTGTACGCGGTGGAAGAGGCGGAAGCGCCGCAGGGCGCGGTGGCGCTTGCCCAGACGGTGCAGATGGCTTCCGCAGCGGACGCCTCGCGCGCCCGGGTTTCCTTTGTGCATCCCCAGAAGGGACGGCTTTCGCTGCGCGCGGTCACGCGCGAGGCGCTCGAGGATGGGACGGTGCAGGAGGTGCCGCTTACCGGCCTTGCGCTCACGCTCACCGGCCCGGAAGGAACGGTGCAGGTCGAGACGGACGACGAAGGGCGCGCGGTTTGCGCGCTGTCCGCGGGGGTCTACCGTGTGACGGTGGAAGACGAGCTGGCAGGCTATGTGCTCGAAGAGCGGACGTTTGAGGCTGCCGTCGCGGACGAGCAGGAGACGCGCGTGGAGCTGACGGCGTTGGCGTTGGGCGGCCGCGCGGTGATCGAGCTTGAGGCTGACGGCGGGGCAGGCGCTTCGGTGACGCTCGTCGGCCAAGAACAGACCTATGGTCCATACGATGTCGAGGCGGGACGCAACGTCACGGAACCGGTTCCGGCGGGCGCCTACTCGATCGCGGTATCCGAGGCGGAGGAGGGCTGGCTGCCCGCGGACGAGGTGTCGGTGAACGGCGAACACATGCCTCTGTCGCAGGCGAAAGTGACGATCTTTGACGCATCGGCAGCGGAAATCCTGCTTCGTCTGCTGCCGGTGTATACACAAACCTTTACCCTGGTGGGCACGCAGGTGCAGCCGGATGGGCAGGAGACGCGCACCCAGCTGCCCGGCATCCAGCTTTCCGTGCTGGATGCGGAGGGAACCCCCGTCGTAGATGCCGCGACCGGCGCACCGATGACGCTGACGACGGACGAGCGCGCGCGGCTCACACTGACGCTGCCGCAGGGCGACTACATCCTTTATCCGGACGACGGGCAGGAGGCCATCGCGGTCTATGCGACCGGCGGTCTGGCGGTCTCGCTGCCTACGGAGGCGGACACGCTGTCTTTGCCAGCCGCGCGCACGCGCATCGTCGTTCGGGCGCTGAGCGAGCAGGACGCGCGGCTCGGCGGCGCGGTCTACGCGCTGTACGATGCGGCGGGAAACCGTACTGAGCTTGCGGTGGACGAAAACGGACGCGCGGTGTCGGAGCCGCTCGCGCAGGGCGATTACGTGCTCTCCTGCGTAAAAGCGCCGGGCGGGTACGCGGCCTGCGAGGACGTAAGGGTCAGCGTGCAGCCGGGGCCCGCGGTACAGGCGCAGATGGTGCACAGGGAGCTGGGCGGCCTGTCCGTGCAGGTGCTACGCACCGAACTGGACGCGGCGGGCGAAGAGGTCAGCGCGCCCGTGCCGGGCGTAAGCTTGTCGCTTTACGCGCTGAAGGCGGACGGTGACGCCGGAAAAACGGAGGATTTCCTGCCCTATCCGACGGAAGCGCCGGTGACGTACAAGGCGGATGCGCAGGGAGCTATTTCTCTGCGCCTGCCCGCAGGCACCTACCGCCTTGCGCTCAGGGACGGGACGCTGATTTCGTGTGCCGAAGCGTCGGGCTGCGGGCTCACGTTCACGGTGGTGGATGGAGAACGGAGCGAGCAGGAACTTAAAATCGGCGTTGGAAACGGCGGCGTGGAGGCTGCGCTCGAGGGGACGTGGACGGCGGAGCAGATCGCGCAGACCGCTTATGTGCTCATCCTGGACGCAGACGGCGATGGGATTCCGGACGAGGACGCGCCGGAGATCGAGCTGCCGGCGTCGGGCGCGGGGCTGTATCGCGCAAGGGACGTTGCGCCCGGCGCGTACGTGCTTCGCCAGACGCTCGCACCCGAAGGCTATGGCCGCGCGGACGAGCGCGCCGTTACCGTGCCTGCGGGACGAATTCTGCGCCTTGACCTTCGCATGGAGGAAAACGCGCGGCTCACCGTGAGCAAGACGGGCATCACCTTCAACAGCGCCCTGCAGATGTTCAGCGTGCCGCTGGGCGCGGCATATGCCGTCTACACCCGTACGGCACAGGGCGATTATCTGCCTTATCCGGATGCGGATGCGCAGGCGGTGATCTACGCGAACGCGACGGCGGCGCAGATCGAGGCGGGCGCGCGCGCCGCGCTTTCCCTGCCGGCACGCGCAGAGGGATCCTCTTATTACCTGCGCGAGGTCGAGGGGAGCTCCTCCGAGGGATATCTGGCGGATGACGGCTACCACGAGGTCGTCGTATACCCGGGCCAGGCGCAGACGGCCACGATCACCAGCACGGCGGATCGCGGGTTCTTCCGCGTGGATTTGGCCGACATAGCGACGGACGCGCCCCTCACGGGCGGCGAATTCGAGCTGTACGCGCTCGCGGGAAGCGGCTCCGGCGTGCAGCCGGGACAGCAGCCCGTGCTGAGTTTTTCCTGCGCGCAGGGGACGTATACGAGCGCTATGGCGCTGCCTGTGGGCGCCTATCTTCTGGTGCAGAAGGCAGCCCCTGACGGCTATATGCTGGATTCGCGCGTAAGCGACACGAGGATTCCGCTTGAAATTACCTCCTACGTCGCGACGGGCGACAGCGTTGCATCGGTTCGCGTGAAGAACGCGGCCGCTATCGGCGAGACGCTCGGCGGGGAACTGAAGGCTCAGCTCCAAAGCAGCGACGGGCGGGCGCATTTTGTGCTGCAAAACGTCGCGCAGGGCGATAACCCCGTGCCCGTCGAGGGCATAGGCGCGCTGATTTACGGCACGGAAACGCTGGACATCGAGGCGGTGCGGATTCTTCAGCCTACGAGCGCGGACGGCCGCGCGCTGGGCGCGCGGCTCGTCTACCAGCTGTCGGACGGCGGCTGGCAGTGGACGGACGTGCGCACGGCGGATCTTTCGCAGGGGGACGCGACGGTTTCCCTCGCGGACGTCGCGGGCAGCGTGACCGCGGTACGCGTCGTCTACATCGACCTGAAGACGGGCGCAGAGGAAGTGCCTGCGGGCTTTACCGCCCCCGAAATCGAGGTAGAGGCGGCGCTCGTCTGCGCGCAGGACGCGCAGATACAGATGAACGCGCAGCGCACGGGCATCTATACCTACGCGGACGCGCGCGGCGAAAACGTGCGGGAGGGGAGCCTGGAAGCGCAGGTCTACAGCGATATGGTGACGGGCTGTGCCACCGGCGATTCAGCCGTGCGGGCGCAGAGCGCCTCGAAGGAGGCCGCGGGAACCGTCGCGGGCGTTCTTTTTGACGACGCGGACGGCGACGGCTGGATGCGGCCGCAGGGACAGCACGGACTTCAGGGCGTGCAGATAACCCTGCTGTCGGAGGATGGACAGGCGCTCCTTGAAACGCGGACGGATGCGCAGGGCGCGTACAGATTTGACGGCGTTGCACCGGGAACCTACCGCGTGCAGGTGCTGCTGCCGGAAGGCTGGCGCTTTACACAGGAAAAGGGCGGACTGGGCGGAGGCGCGAAGCTCGACGAACAGGGACGCTCGGATGCCTTCGCGCTCGACGCGCGGCAGGCTTTTGCCTGCGTGAACGCCGGCGCGCTGCTGGGCGCGGCGGTGCGCGGCGTGGCCTTTGCCGACGAGAACGCCGACGGTGCGCGGGATGCGTCTGAGGCGGCGCTCGCGGGCGTGCGGGTTTCGCTCACCGGCGAAACGGGCCTGGAGCTCGCGCACACCACGACCGACGAGTCGGGCGCGTTCTACCTGGACGACCTGTTCCCGGGGCGCTATAGCCTGCGCTTTGACGCGCCGGACGGCTACGCGGCGGTGAGCGGGGCGGACGTGACCGCTTCTGGCGACGCGTCGCTTGCGAGGACGGGGGAGATGACGCTCGAGGCGGGCGAGGTTTCCCGGGAATTTACGGCGGGCTTCCTGCGCGTGGGCGAGATTTCAGGCCGCGTCTTTATCGATGAGAATGCGGACGGTCTGCGGGATGCGTCGGATCGCGGCCTTGTGAATGCTTCCGTAAAGCTGATTCGCGACGTAGACGGGCAGTCGGTGGAGGCCGCGGCCGCCCGGACGGACGAGGCAGGCGCCTATCGGTTTGAGCGCGTGCGCGCCGGAAAGTACCGCGTGCTCTTCGAGCTGCCGGACGGCTATGTGTTCTCGCAGTACGCGCCGGACGCGGAGGAAGGAAGCGACGTATACGGCGCCGTGACCTCCAGCGGCACGACGCAGCCCTTCCTGCTCACCGCGGGCGAAAAGCACGAGCACCTGGACGCGGGCGCGACGCTGCCGGCGTCGATGACGGTCGTGTGCTGGCAGGATACACAGTACGACGGCATCATGAGCTCTGCGGAGAGCGGGCTTTCGGGCGTACGCCTCTCCCTCTCGCGCCTCGAGTCGGGCGCGCTCACCCAAACCCTGGCGCTGGAGACGGATGAAAACGGCCGCGCCGTGTTCGAGGCGGTGAGCCCGGGCACGTACGTGCTGACCTATACGCTGCCGGACGCCTGGCGTACGACGAAGAATGTGCAGCGCGAGGGAGCAGTGGTGAGCGGCGTGCCGATGTCCGCCCTGCCCACGGGAGAAACGGAGCCCTTTACGCTCGCCATGGGTCAGCAGGACGCGGCGGTCTACATCGGCGCGATGATCTCGAGCTCCATTCGGGGCGCTGTCTTCGCAGACGCGGACGACAACGGCCTGTGGGACGCCGGGGAACCGGCGCTGGCGGGCGTTGGGGTCGAACTCCTTGACGCCGACGGCCTGTCTGTGGCGGCGGCATTCTCCGACGCGGAGGGCGCCTATGCCTTTGAAGGGCTGGCGCCGGGGCGTTATCGCGTGCGCTTCACGGCGGACGGATGCGCGTTTTCCGGTACGAGCCGCACGCAGGCGCGCGGTTGCGCGCCGCGAACGGAGGAAGACTCCTCTACCACCGACCTGTTGAACGTGACCATGGGCGGAAGCCTTGCGGAAATTAACGCGGGCGTGGTGGCGCTTTCGACCGTCAGCGGACGCATCTTCGAGGACGGTGACGGCGACGGCGCGCAGGGCGCGTTTGAGCGGATGTTGCCGGACGTGCAGGTCGAGCTGCTTTACGCGGACACGAACCGCGTGGCGCGCGAGACCGTGACGGTATCGGACGGCGCCTTCGTGTTCGGCGGCGTGCGCCCGGGAAGCTATCGCCTGCGCCTGACGCTGCCGGACGGATACGTGTATGCGGCGACGGGCGGGCTTGAAAGCGTCGAGATGGAAAAGGGCATGACGGGCGAGATACAGGTCCGCTACGGCGAGGACGTCGAGGGATTGACCTGGGGTGCGCTCATCATGGGCGGCGTAACGGGCCTCGTCTGGGACGACGAGGACTTCGACGGCGTGCTGACCGAAGGGGAAGGCGCGGTACGCGGGGCGGTCGTGGAGCTGCTGAACGAGGCGGGGAGTGCGGTGCAGACCGTGACGACCCTGCGCAAGGGAGAATTCTCCTTTGAAGACCTCATGCCGGGCGTCTACTCCCTGCGCCTGACGCTGCCGGACGGATACGTCCTTACGCGTGCCGGGGACAGTGCGGTCGCCGCGGAAGGCGAGCGCGCGGTGCAAACCGTGAGCTTTGACCTTGCGATGGGCGAGCGGCGGACGGACGTGCGCTTCGGCGCGCTGAGGCCCGCAGCGGTCGAGGGAACCGCCTGGATAGACGCGGACGACGACGGAAGGCCGGCGGGCGTCGAGAGCGCCATGCCGGGCGTCGAGGTTTCCCTGTGGAGCGAAGAAAGCGGCGCATGCGTCGCGCAAAGCCGAACGGACGAATCGGGTGTGTGGCGGTTTGACGACGTCATGCCGGGCGATTACAGCCTGCGCGCGGCGCTGCCGGAGGGTTACGCCTTCGCCCGCAGAGCCGAGAACGGACGAAATACGAGCGCGATCCTGACGACGGACGCGCTGGAGGGACAAAGCGAAGTCTTTACGCTCAAGAGCGGACGCACCGCGCAGATGCAGATCGGCGCGGTCGGCGTCGGTTCGATTGGCGGGGCCGTCTGGCTGGATAGCCAGTATGACGGGCGCCTGAACCGCGAAGAGGCGGGCATCGCGGACGCACAGGCAGAGCTGCTGGACGAGACGGGCGCGCTCGTGATGCAGACCCGAACGGACGAGCATGGGCGCTATGTCTTTGAACGGGTGCGCATGGGAAATTACAGTGTGCGCATCCGCCTGCCGGGCGGCGAGATTTTCACGAAGACGCAGGAAGACGGCGACAGTCTCGTCCCACAGCAGGATACGGACGTGGGAGAGACGGCGATGATGAAGCTGGAAATGGGCGCTTCCATGACCGGCGTGAACGCGGGCGCGATCGAGCCCGGATCGATCGAGGGCATGGCCTTCATCGACAGAAACGAGGATGGGCAGCTTTCAGAGGGAGAGGAAGCGCTCGGCGGCGTGCTCGTCGAGCTGATGCAGGGCAGCACGGTCGTCGCCTCGCAGACGACGGACGAACTGGGCGCGTTTGCGTTTAAAACGCTGCGTCCTGGCAGCTACCGGCTGCGCATCGCGCTTCCGGCGGGCTATCTGTTCGGTCGTGAGGTATCGCTGAACCTCGCGCACGAGGACGACGCGCAGGGCGAGAGCCCGGAGATGCTGCTGGACATGGGCTGCTCGATCGACGGACTGAACTATCCGGCGCTGCCCGGCGCGTCCATCAGCGGTTGCGCCTGGGAAGATCTGGATGTGGGCGGCGTGCGCGACGCGGCCGAGCCCGTGCTTGCCGGAACGAAGGTAGAATTGATGCTTCAGACGGACGGCGGCTGGCAGATGCTGAAAGCCGTGACGGTCGGCGACGACGGCACGTATGCCTTTGAACGCCTGCGTCCCGGCACCTACGCGGTGCGCTTCACGCTGCCGGGCAATTACCTGTTTACGGAGAACGCGACCTACGCGCCGGAACAGAATTCGGACGTGTTCGTCGTGCCCGGCCAGACCGGAACGACGCCGGAAATGACGCTCGCCATGGGCGACGCGCAGCAGCACGTCGACGTGGGCGGCATACTGCCCGGACGGCTGGGCGACACGGTCTGGCTGGACGAAAACGGAAACGGCTTGCAGGATCACGGGGAACCCTTCGTAGAGGGTGTAACGCTGGAGCTGTACGCGGTCTCGGCGGACGGCGGGATGACGCTGACGCAGACGGCGGTGAGCGATGCCTACGGCCGCTACCGAATGAAGGATCTCAGGCCTGGACGATACGTGCTGCGCGCCATCCTGCCCGAGGGCAGGACGTTTACCCAGCGCGTTCAGGGTCTGCCGGAAATCGACAGCGACATCGCCGACGTTCGGGACGGATACGGGGAGACGGAGGTATTCGTGCTGAAATCCGGGCAGACGCTGCTCAGCGTGGATGTGGGCCTCCAATAA
- a CDS encoding putative DNA modification/repair radical SAM protein, with protein sequence MDIWEKLRILSDAAKYDAACTSSGVSRKGSGGLGNAVSYGICHSFAADGRCISLLKVLMSNACIGDCKYCQSRSSNDCERATFTPDELADLTISFYRRNYIEGLFLSSGIVKSPDHTTEMMIRALSKLRNVYGFRGYIHAKAIPGASPLLVERLGLLVDRMSVNIELPSSGSLKALAPHKTKQSILSPMAQIRDRAVQSRQELALYRSAPRFAPAGQSTQMIVGASPETDMQILHLTQALYKRYSLRRVFYSAYIPVGDKRLLPVKAPPLLREHRLYQADWLLRYYGFTADEILEQNAQMLDPRLDPKCAWALRHRDHFPVDVNRAPIEMLLRVPGVGVTSAQRIVAARREASLTFDGLKKLGVVTKRAQFFVACKGGVQPGLRAGEDAVYRQLARESRVPGLMGGEQLSLFDGRPQLLLGGD encoded by the coding sequence GTGGATATTTGGGAAAAGCTGCGCATCTTATCGGACGCCGCCAAGTACGACGCCGCCTGCACCTCCAGCGGTGTCTCTCGCAAGGGAAGCGGCGGGCTCGGCAACGCGGTCAGCTACGGCATCTGCCACAGCTTTGCAGCCGACGGGCGGTGCATATCGCTGCTCAAGGTGCTGATGAGCAACGCCTGTATCGGCGACTGCAAGTATTGCCAATCCCGCAGCTCAAACGACTGCGAGCGTGCGACGTTTACGCCGGACGAACTGGCGGATTTGACGATCTCCTTTTACCGGCGAAATTACATCGAGGGGCTGTTTCTCTCCTCGGGCATCGTAAAGTCGCCCGACCATACGACCGAGATGATGATCCGCGCGCTTTCCAAGCTGCGCAACGTCTATGGGTTCCGCGGCTACATTCACGCCAAGGCGATTCCCGGCGCATCGCCCCTGCTGGTGGAACGGCTGGGGCTGTTGGTGGATCGCATGAGCGTCAACATCGAGCTGCCGAGTTCCGGGTCGCTGAAGGCCCTCGCGCCGCACAAGACGAAGCAGTCCATCCTTTCGCCTATGGCCCAGATTCGCGACCGGGCGGTGCAGAGCCGTCAGGAGCTCGCGCTCTATCGCTCGGCCCCGCGCTTCGCGCCCGCTGGGCAAAGCACGCAGATGATCGTGGGGGCCTCGCCGGAGACGGACATGCAGATTCTTCACCTCACCCAGGCGCTGTACAAAAGGTACAGCCTGCGGCGGGTCTTCTATTCAGCCTATATCCCAGTGGGAGACAAGCGGCTGCTGCCGGTCAAGGCTCCGCCGCTTCTGCGCGAGCATAGGCTTTATCAGGCGGACTGGCTGCTGCGTTATTACGGGTTTACGGCGGATGAAATCCTGGAACAGAATGCGCAGATGCTCGACCCGCGGCTCGACCCCAAGTGCGCCTGGGCGCTGCGCCACCGGGATCACTTTCCGGTGGACGTGAACCGCGCGCCCATCGAGATGCTGCTGCGCGTGCCAGGCGTCGGCGTCACCTCGGCGCAGCGCATCGTCGCCGCGCGCAGGGAAGCGTCGCTGACGTTTGACGGGCTCAAAAAGCTGGGCGTCGTCACAAAGCGGGCGCAGTTTTTTGTCGCCTGCAAAGGGGGCGTGCAGCCCGGCCTGCGCGCCGGGGAGGACGCGGTTTACCGTCAGCTTGCGCGGGAGAGCCGCGTACCCGGCCTCATGGGCGGGGAGCAACTCTCTCTCTTCGACGGCAGGCCGCAGCTTTTACTGGGAGGGGATTGA
- a CDS encoding TIGR03915 family putative DNA repair protein has product MEYVYDGTLDGLLCCIFRAFERRETPEEVHPRMPSQLSLLGAPVCVETEEARARRVEAGIARTGGMQALSAVRDAVYSANPHAGRDAVRYARLVFRYGPAVHDLLTDDTLLCVRDTSQKLWREVGQLREFLRFRELENGVYIAEMTPENDVTELLMPHFADRFGDMSFILHDRGRKKAGVFDTRGWVIASSEQMRLPEISAREARYQSMWKLFYETIAIKARENPRQRRQFMPKKYWRDLPEMQGPAVFR; this is encoded by the coding sequence GTGGAATACGTATACGACGGCACCCTGGACGGACTGCTTTGCTGCATCTTCCGCGCGTTTGAACGGCGGGAGACGCCCGAGGAGGTGCATCCGCGCATGCCAAGCCAGCTGTCGCTGCTGGGCGCGCCCGTCTGCGTCGAAACGGAGGAAGCGCGCGCCCGGCGCGTGGAGGCGGGCATCGCGCGCACGGGCGGCATGCAGGCGCTCTCGGCGGTGCGCGACGCGGTCTATTCCGCAAACCCGCACGCGGGGCGCGACGCGGTTCGCTACGCACGGCTCGTCTTCCGTTACGGCCCGGCGGTGCACGATCTGCTGACCGACGATACGCTGCTTTGCGTCCGGGACACGTCCCAAAAGCTCTGGCGCGAGGTAGGGCAGCTCCGCGAGTTTCTCCGGTTCCGCGAGCTCGAAAACGGCGTATACATCGCAGAAATGACGCCGGAAAACGACGTGACGGAGCTGCTGATGCCTCATTTTGCAGACCGGTTTGGGGACATGTCCTTCATCCTGCACGACCGGGGGCGAAAGAAGGCGGGCGTGTTCGACACGCGCGGCTGGGTAATCGCCTCCTCCGAGCAGATGCGCCTGCCTGAAATCAGCGCACGGGAGGCGCGGTATCAGTCGATGTGGAAGCTTTTTTATGAGACGATCGCGATCAAAGCACGCGAGAACCCGCGTCAGCGCCGCCAGTTCATGCCCAAGAAGTATTGGCGCGACCTGCCGGAGATGCAGGGCCCGGCGGTCTTTCGCTGA
- a CDS encoding macrolide family glycosyltransferase has protein sequence MSKIAFFCIPAHGHTNPTLEVVRELTRRGHDVLYFSYQAFREKIEAAGATFIACDPYDVEMNLRPEDAARVGKDMGFSIKLLVQTTLALDGMVCETLKKWRPDCVIADSMAAWGKFAALKLGIPFISSTTTFAFNRYSARIMKPSLSQVFSMIAAMPSVRRDLKLLQSHGYPVKNLLSLIQNDDETDTLVYTSKAFQPRSDTFSEHYAFVGPSLHVPQPFKRDSRKTIYISMGTVNNRMPDFYQNCVEAFSDGTYRALLSVGDGTDIAALGPLPESVSVYGHVEQTAVLQSADAFLSHCGMNSVSESLYFGVPLVLFPQTAEQSGVANRTADLGAGLFLKENRPEAIRRAVDTLLGDAAYTQSARRIADSFKRAGGANAAADFVESRLRKRA, from the coding sequence ATGTCCAAAATCGCTTTTTTCTGTATTCCCGCGCACGGGCATACGAACCCAACCCTAGAGGTCGTCCGCGAGCTCACCCGCCGCGGGCACGACGTCCTATACTTCTCCTATCAGGCGTTTCGAGAAAAAATCGAGGCCGCCGGCGCAACGTTCATCGCCTGCGACCCGTATGACGTAGAGATGAACCTGCGTCCTGAGGATGCCGCGCGCGTCGGAAAGGACATGGGCTTTTCCATCAAGCTGCTCGTTCAGACGACCCTGGCGCTGGATGGAATGGTCTGCGAGACGCTGAAAAAGTGGCGTCCGGACTGCGTAATCGCGGATTCCATGGCCGCGTGGGGAAAGTTTGCAGCGCTCAAGCTGGGCATTCCCTTCATCTCGTCCACCACCACCTTCGCCTTCAACCGCTATTCTGCCCGAATCATGAAGCCGAGCCTTTCGCAGGTTTTTTCCATGATCGCGGCGATGCCTAGCGTCCGTCGCGATTTGAAGCTGCTTCAATCGCACGGGTACCCGGTCAAAAACCTGCTTTCCCTCATCCAAAATGACGACGAGACGGATACCCTCGTCTACACCTCAAAGGCTTTTCAGCCCCGTTCGGATACGTTTTCCGAGCACTACGCCTTCGTCGGCCCCTCCCTCCATGTACCGCAGCCGTTTAAGAGGGATTCGAGAAAGACGATTTACATCTCCATGGGCACCGTCAACAACCGCATGCCCGACTTCTATCAAAACTGCGTGGAAGCTTTTTCGGACGGTACGTACCGCGCCCTCCTGTCCGTAGGCGATGGAACCGACATCGCCGCGCTGGGCCCTCTGCCCGAAAGCGTATCCGTATATGGGCATGTCGAGCAGACGGCGGTGTTGCAGAGCGCCGACGCCTTCCTCTCGCACTGCGGGATGAACAGCGTCAGCGAAAGCCTTTATTTCGGCGTACCGCTGGTGCTCTTCCCGCAGACCGCCGAACAGAGCGGCGTAGCCAACCGGACGGCCGATCTGGGCGCGGGCCTCTTCTTAAAGGAAAACCGCCCCGAGGCGATCCGCCGGGCGGTCGATACGCTCCTGGGCGACGCCGCCTACACGCAAAGCGCCCGCCGCATCGCGGACAGCTTTAAGCGCGCGGGCGGCGCTAACGCCGCCGCGGACTTCGTGGAAAGCCGATTGCGGAAAAGGGCGTAA